Proteins encoded by one window of Streptomyces sp. NBC_01477:
- the eno gene encoding phosphopyruvate hydratase, translating into MPSIDVVVAREILDSRGNPTVEVEVGLDDGSTGRAAVPSGASTGAFEALELRDGDKNRYQGKGVEKAVLAVIEQIGPELVGYDATEQRLIDQAMFDLDATPDKSSLGANAILGVSLAVAHAASEASDLPLFRYLGGPNAHVLPVPMMNILNGGSHADSNVDIQEFMIAPIGAESFSEALRWGAEVYHTLKGVLKTRGLSTGLGDEGGFAPNLGSNRDALDLIIEAIKQAGYTPGQDIALALDVAASEFYKDGSYDFEGKQRSAAEMTEYYEELVAAYPLVSIEDPLFEDDWSGWKVLTEKLGGKVQIVGDDLFVTNPERLQKGIDNDTANALLVKVNQIGSLTETLDAVELAQRSGYKCMMSHRSGETEDVTIADLAVATNCGQIKTGAPARSERVAKYNQLLRIEEILDDAAVYAGRSAFPRFKG; encoded by the coding sequence GTGCCGTCCATCGACGTCGTCGTAGCCCGGGAAATCCTCGACTCGCGAGGCAACCCCACCGTCGAGGTCGAGGTCGGCCTCGATGACGGCAGCACGGGCCGGGCCGCAGTGCCGTCCGGCGCTTCCACCGGCGCCTTCGAGGCCCTCGAACTCCGCGACGGCGACAAGAACCGCTACCAGGGCAAGGGCGTCGAGAAGGCCGTCCTCGCCGTGATCGAGCAGATCGGCCCGGAGCTGGTCGGCTACGACGCCACCGAGCAGCGGCTGATCGACCAGGCGATGTTCGACCTGGACGCCACTCCCGACAAGTCCTCGCTCGGCGCCAACGCCATCCTCGGCGTGTCGCTGGCGGTCGCGCACGCCGCCTCCGAGGCCTCCGACCTGCCGCTCTTCCGTTACCTCGGCGGCCCGAACGCGCATGTGCTGCCGGTCCCGATGATGAACATCCTCAACGGCGGATCGCACGCGGACTCCAACGTCGACATCCAGGAGTTCATGATCGCGCCGATCGGCGCGGAGTCCTTCTCCGAGGCGCTGCGCTGGGGCGCCGAGGTCTACCACACCCTCAAGGGCGTGCTCAAGACCCGCGGCCTGTCCACGGGTCTGGGCGACGAGGGCGGGTTCGCGCCGAACCTCGGCTCCAACCGCGACGCGCTCGACCTGATCATCGAGGCGATCAAGCAGGCCGGCTACACCCCCGGCCAGGACATCGCGCTCGCCCTGGACGTGGCCGCCTCCGAGTTCTACAAGGACGGCAGTTACGACTTCGAGGGCAAGCAGCGCTCGGCCGCCGAGATGACCGAGTACTACGAGGAGCTGGTCGCGGCCTACCCGCTGGTCTCCATCGAGGACCCGCTGTTCGAGGACGACTGGTCGGGCTGGAAGGTCCTCACCGAGAAGCTCGGCGGCAAGGTGCAGATCGTCGGCGACGACCTGTTCGTCACCAACCCGGAGCGCCTGCAGAAGGGCATCGACAACGACACGGCCAACGCGCTGCTGGTGAAGGTCAACCAGATCGGCTCGCTGACCGAGACGCTGGACGCCGTCGAGCTGGCCCAGCGCAGCGGCTACAAGTGCATGATGTCGCACCGCTCGGGCGAGACCGAGGACGTCACCATCGCCGACCTGGCCGTCGCCACCAACTGCGGCCAGATCAAGACCGGTGCCCCGGCCCGCTCCGAGCGCGTCGCCAAGTACAACCAGCTGCTGCGTATCGAGGAGATCTTGGACGACGCGGCGGTCTACGCGGGCCGCAGCGCCTTCCCGCGCTTCAAGGGCTGA
- a CDS encoding FtsB family cell division protein has product MGSDRFSTTARLKAMGQEAQARVYRAAAARRPARRNRLTGRAALLALVLCALVIALAYPMRQYIAQRSDIADQRREAQQARQKVEQLREQKARWQDPEYVRTQARTQLHYVMPGENGYSVASPAPTGGSSGTRHKSAGSPGDGGGQAAAAHRPWYTNLWDGVDHADAAALPRQ; this is encoded by the coding sequence GTGGGGTCCGACCGGTTCTCCACCACGGCCCGGCTCAAGGCCATGGGCCAGGAGGCGCAGGCGCGGGTCTACCGTGCCGCCGCGGCACGTCGGCCGGCCCGGCGCAACAGGCTCACCGGGCGGGCAGCGCTGCTCGCGCTGGTGCTGTGCGCCCTGGTGATCGCCCTGGCCTACCCGATGCGGCAATACATCGCCCAGCGCTCCGACATCGCCGACCAGCGCCGCGAGGCGCAGCAGGCGCGGCAGAAGGTCGAGCAGCTGCGCGAGCAGAAGGCCCGCTGGCAGGACCCGGAGTACGTCCGCACCCAGGCCCGCACGCAGCTGCACTATGTGATGCCGGGTGAGAACGGCTATTCCGTGGCAAGTCCGGCGCCCACCGGCGGCTCCTCGGGCACGCGGCACAAGAGCGCGGGCAGCCCGGGCGACGGCGGCGGGCAGGCGGCGGCCGCCCACCGCCCCTGGTACACGAACCTGTGGGACGGCGTGGACCATGCCGACGCCGCCGCCCTGCCACGGCAGTGA
- a CDS encoding DUF501 domain-containing protein — protein sequence MDISQDNPAPATAADVAAVRAQLGRPPRGLRAVAHRCPCGNPDVVETRPRLEDGTPFPTLYYLTCPRAASAIGTLEADGVMKAMTARLAEDPDLAAAYRAAHEDYIARRDAVEVLGGFPSAGGMPDRVKCLHVLVGHSLAAGPGVNPLGDEALAMLPDWWAKGPCVPPQDAADAGGAESTATGEEAS from the coding sequence ATGGACATCTCCCAGGACAATCCCGCCCCCGCCACCGCCGCGGACGTCGCCGCGGTCAGGGCACAGCTCGGCCGGCCGCCGCGGGGCCTGCGCGCGGTCGCGCACCGCTGCCCCTGCGGCAATCCCGACGTCGTCGAGACCCGGCCCCGGCTGGAGGACGGCACGCCCTTCCCGACGCTGTACTACCTGACGTGTCCGCGGGCCGCCTCCGCGATCGGCACACTGGAGGCCGACGGGGTGATGAAGGCGATGACCGCCCGCCTCGCCGAGGACCCGGACCTCGCCGCGGCCTATCGCGCCGCCCACGAGGACTACATCGCCCGCCGTGACGCCGTCGAGGTGCTCGGCGGATTCCCCAGCGCGGGCGGCATGCCCGACCGGGTGAAGTGCCTCCATGTGCTGGTCGGCCACTCGCTGGCCGCGGGGCCCGGCGTCAATCCGCTGGGCGACGAGGCGCTGGCGATGCTGCCCGACTGGTGGGCCAAGGGGCCGTGCGTCCCGCCGCAGGACGCCGCGGACGCCGGCGGCGCCGAGAGCACCGCTACGGGCGAGGAGGCCTCATGA
- a CDS encoding Ppx/GppA phosphatase family protein, with translation MTTRVAAVDCGTNSIRLLVADVDPATGALKDLDRRMRIVRLGQGVDRTGRLAPEALERTFAACREYAEVIRHHGVPAANVRFVATSASRDAENRDDFVRGVVELLGVEPEVVSGSQEAALSFAGATRELTGDHGLLTPYLVVDIGGGSTEFVLGSDTVEASRSVDVGCVRMTERHIVRDGGPVDPPTPEIVAAMTADIDAALAEVCRTVPMDRARTLVGLAGSVTTVAAVALGLPAYDPEAIHHARISLDQVRAVSGQLLAATHAERAAIPVMHEGRVDVIGAGALVLLRIMERAGAEEVVVSEHDILDGIAFAAAGGSGQQAL, from the coding sequence ATGACGACCAGGGTCGCCGCCGTCGACTGCGGTACGAACTCGATCCGGCTGCTGGTCGCCGACGTGGACCCGGCGACCGGTGCGCTGAAGGACCTGGACCGGCGGATGCGGATCGTCCGGCTCGGCCAGGGCGTGGACCGCACCGGGCGGCTGGCGCCCGAGGCGCTGGAGCGGACCTTCGCCGCCTGCCGTGAATACGCCGAGGTGATCCGGCACCACGGCGTCCCGGCCGCCAATGTCCGCTTCGTCGCCACGTCGGCATCGCGCGACGCGGAGAATCGCGACGACTTCGTGCGGGGCGTGGTGGAACTGCTGGGCGTCGAGCCGGAGGTGGTCAGCGGCAGCCAGGAGGCGGCGTTGTCCTTCGCCGGCGCCACCCGTGAACTGACCGGGGACCACGGTCTGCTGACGCCGTATCTGGTGGTCGACATCGGCGGCGGTTCGACGGAATTCGTGCTCGGCTCGGACACGGTGGAGGCGTCGAGGTCGGTCGATGTGGGCTGCGTCAGGATGACGGAGCGTCACATCGTGCGGGACGGCGGGCCGGTGGACCCGCCGACGCCCGAGATCGTCGCGGCGATGACCGCCGACATCGACGCGGCCCTTGCCGAGGTGTGCAGAACCGTCCCCATGGACCGCGCCCGTACGCTCGTCGGACTGGCCGGCTCGGTCACCACGGTCGCCGCCGTCGCGCTGGGCCTGCCGGCGTACGACCCCGAGGCGATCCATCACGCCAGGATCAGCCTCGACCAGGTCAGAGCCGTCAGCGGGCAGCTTCTGGCGGCCACCCACGCCGAGCGCGCGGCCATCCCGGTCATGCACGAGGGACGGGTCGACGTGATCGGCGCGGGCGCGCTGGTGCTGCTGCGGATCATGGAGCGGGCCGGTGCCGAGGAGGTCGTGGTGAGTGAGCACGACATCCTCGACGGCATCGCTTTCGCAGCGGCCGGCGGGTCCGGGCAGCAAGCTTTGTGA
- a CDS encoding NAD(P)/FAD-dependent oxidoreductase, which translates to MSTTERPRILVVGGGYVGLYAARRIMKKMRYGEATVTVVDPRSYMTYQPFLPETAAGSISPRHVVVPLRRVLPGAEVLTGRVVDIDQDRKVATVAPLVGESYQLPFDYLVMALGAVSRTFPIPGLAENGIGMKGVEEAIGLRNHVLEQLDKADSTTDEDVRRKALTFVFVGGGFAGAETIGEVEDMARDAARYYPNVKREDMRFILVDAADKILPEVGPQLGKWGLEHLQERGIEVYLSTSMKSCVDKHVVLANGLEVDASTIVWTAGVKPNPALAKFGLPLGPRGHVDTAPTLQVRGTDYIWAAGDNAQIPDLAAGEGAWCPPNAQHALRQAKVLGDNVISGLRGFPQQEYKHANKGAVAGLGLHKGVAMIVVGKARIKVKGRLAWYMHRGYHGMAVPTWNRKIRVFADWTLAMFLKREVVSLGAIENPREEFYEAARPAPAPAVVQQPKAAETEKAGAA; encoded by the coding sequence ATGAGCACCACGGAGCGTCCACGGATCCTCGTAGTAGGCGGCGGTTACGTCGGCCTGTACGCGGCGCGTCGCATCATGAAGAAGATGCGGTACGGCGAGGCGACCGTCACGGTCGTCGACCCGCGCTCGTACATGACGTACCAGCCCTTCCTTCCCGAGACGGCAGCAGGCAGCATCTCCCCGCGTCACGTCGTCGTCCCGCTGCGGCGCGTGCTGCCCGGGGCCGAGGTGCTGACCGGGCGGGTCGTCGACATCGACCAGGACCGCAAGGTCGCCACGGTCGCGCCGCTGGTCGGGGAGTCCTACCAGCTGCCCTTCGACTACCTGGTGATGGCGCTCGGCGCGGTCTCCCGGACCTTCCCGATCCCCGGCCTCGCCGAGAACGGCATCGGCATGAAGGGTGTCGAGGAGGCGATCGGCCTGCGCAACCACGTGCTGGAGCAGCTGGACAAGGCCGACTCCACGACCGACGAGGATGTCCGCCGCAAGGCGCTGACCTTCGTCTTCGTGGGCGGTGGCTTCGCGGGCGCGGAGACCATCGGCGAGGTCGAGGACATGGCGCGCGACGCGGCCAGGTACTACCCGAACGTGAAGCGCGAGGACATGCGCTTCATCCTGGTCGACGCCGCTGACAAGATCCTTCCCGAGGTCGGCCCGCAGCTGGGCAAGTGGGGCCTGGAGCACCTCCAGGAGCGCGGTATCGAGGTCTACCTCAGCACGTCGATGAAGTCCTGCGTGGACAAGCACGTGGTGCTCGCCAACGGCCTGGAGGTCGACGCCTCCACCATCGTGTGGACGGCGGGCGTGAAGCCCAACCCGGCGCTGGCGAAGTTCGGCCTGCCGCTCGGCCCGCGCGGCCACGTGGACACCGCCCCGACGCTCCAGGTGCGCGGCACCGACTACATCTGGGCCGCGGGCGACAACGCCCAGATCCCGGACCTCGCCGCGGGCGAGGGCGCGTGGTGCCCGCCGAACGCCCAGCACGCGCTGCGCCAGGCCAAGGTGCTCGGCGACAATGTGATCTCCGGGCTGCGCGGTTTCCCGCAGCAGGAGTACAAGCACGCCAACAAGGGCGCGGTCGCCGGACTCGGACTGCACAAGGGCGTCGCGATGATCGTGGTCGGCAAGGCCAGGATCAAGGTCAAGGGCCGGCTCGCCTGGTACATGCACCGCGGCTACCACGGCATGGCGGTGCCGACCTGGAACCGCAAGATCCGGGTCTTCGCCGACTGGACGCTGGCGATGTTCCTCAAGCGCGAGGTCGTCTCGCTGGGCGCCATCGAGAACCCCCGCGAGGAGTTCTACGAGGCCGCCCGCCCGGCCCCGGCTCCGGCCGTGGTCCAGCAGCCGAAGGCCGCCGAGACCGAGAAGGCCGGCGCGGCCTGA
- a CDS encoding cyclopropane-fatty-acyl-phospholipid synthase family protein — MADAAHRLFELAEHALSRPFPLRVRAWDGSEAGPAGAPVLVLRRRRALRRLLWRPGELGLVRGWVSGDLTVDGDLYEALGRLSGLLWERDEPDPGAGGALGTARRLADLLGDPGSYRLAREALALAGPGLPPAPPPEEVRRRTGIAHTRRRDKAAIAHHYDVGNDFYALLLGPSMVYSCAVWPEKDTTLEAAQYAKLDLVCRKLSLRAGQRLLDVGCGWGSMALHAAEHYGVHATGITLSAEQAAFARKRVAEAGLTGRIDIRVQDYRDVTDGPYDAISSIGMAEHVGSERYLEYARTLYGLLRPGGRLLNHQIARRPMRDEEAYRIDEFIDRYVFPDGELSPVGATVARLEEAGFEVRDVEALREHYARTLRAWVTNLEAHWDEAARATTAGRARVWQLYMAASALSFERNRIGVNQVLAVRTDPDGTSGMPPTRGGWLS; from the coding sequence ATGGCTGACGCGGCTCACCGCCTCTTCGAACTCGCCGAACACGCCCTCTCCAGACCGTTCCCGTTGCGCGTACGCGCCTGGGACGGCAGTGAGGCCGGGCCGGCCGGCGCACCTGTCCTGGTCCTGCGCCGGCGCCGTGCGCTGCGCCGGCTGCTGTGGCGGCCCGGTGAGCTGGGCCTGGTCCGCGGCTGGGTCTCCGGCGACCTCACGGTGGACGGCGACCTCTACGAGGCGCTCGGCCGGCTGTCGGGGCTGCTGTGGGAGCGGGACGAGCCGGATCCGGGGGCCGGCGGCGCCCTGGGGACCGCCCGCCGCCTCGCGGACCTCCTGGGCGATCCGGGCAGCTACCGCCTCGCGCGCGAGGCGCTGGCGCTGGCGGGCCCGGGGCTGCCGCCCGCGCCGCCGCCCGAGGAGGTGCGCAGGCGCACCGGGATCGCCCACACCCGGCGCCGCGACAAGGCGGCCATCGCCCACCACTACGACGTCGGCAACGACTTCTACGCCCTGCTGCTCGGCCCGAGCATGGTGTATTCCTGCGCCGTGTGGCCCGAGAAGGACACCACGTTGGAGGCGGCGCAATATGCCAAGCTCGACCTGGTCTGCCGCAAACTGAGCCTGCGTGCGGGGCAGCGGCTGCTGGACGTCGGGTGCGGCTGGGGCTCGATGGCGCTGCACGCCGCCGAGCACTACGGCGTCCACGCCACCGGCATCACCCTGTCCGCCGAGCAGGCCGCCTTCGCCCGCAAGCGTGTCGCGGAGGCCGGGCTGACCGGCCGGATCGACATCCGGGTGCAGGACTACCGCGACGTCACCGACGGCCCCTACGACGCGATCTCGTCCATCGGCATGGCCGAGCACGTCGGCAGCGAGCGCTATCTGGAGTACGCCCGCACGCTGTACGGCCTGCTGCGGCCCGGCGGCCGGCTGCTCAACCACCAGATCGCCCGGCGGCCGATGCGCGACGAGGAGGCGTACCGCATCGACGAGTTCATCGACCGCTACGTCTTCCCCGACGGTGAGCTCTCGCCGGTCGGCGCGACCGTCGCCCGGCTGGAGGAGGCCGGCTTCGAGGTGCGGGACGTGGAGGCGCTGCGTGAGCACTACGCGCGCACCCTGCGGGCCTGGGTGACCAACCTGGAGGCGCACTGGGACGAGGCCGCCCGGGCGACCACGGCCGGCCGGGCCAGGGTCTGGCAGCTGTACATGGCGGCGTCGGCGCTGTCGTTCGAGCGCAACCGGATCGGGGTCAACCAGGTGCTCGCGGTCCGCACGGACCCGGACGGCACATCGGGCATGCCGCCGACCCGCGGCGGCTGGCTGTCCTAG
- a CDS encoding flavin monoamine oxidase family protein, producing the protein MLATMGALGLTPTAEAASREAAFRAPRRGDFHLTGRAAAKVVVLGGGIAGLTTAYELGKAGYDCTILEARDRPGGRNFTVRGGDSTTDLYGNRQTARFSDGQYMNAGPARIAQWMITLDYCRELGVPIEVFTNVNADTYLYNESAGMTAPMRYRAAKADVFGYVTELLAKASDQGALDQALTEADRERLMEFLKDYGDLGNTLDYTGSSRRGYSVWPAAAGTPGVVNTDVPAASEIFASGVGRYFAFEFEFDQAMLMFQPVGGMDRIPHALARAIGTHKVRTGCAVTQVTDKAHGVSVTYTQGGRTKVVDADYCVAAMPPNILAKVPHNLGSGVQSALQAITPSSAGKIGLEYRSRWWETDHRIYGGITETDLDVTHIWHPSYGFHGERGVMIGYYNTGSRADSYAQLSPKDREARAVAAGVKIYGEKYRSELATSFSHHWRQFPYQEAAWHSTPGGPDAARYKPLNEPTGHVYFAGDWLSYMDAWQHGAFSSARKAVTALHQRVLA; encoded by the coding sequence ATGCTCGCCACCATGGGGGCGCTCGGCCTCACGCCCACCGCGGAAGCGGCGTCCCGCGAGGCGGCCTTCCGCGCCCCGCGCCGGGGCGACTTCCACCTCACCGGGAGGGCCGCCGCCAAGGTGGTCGTGCTCGGCGGCGGCATCGCGGGCCTCACCACCGCGTACGAACTCGGCAAGGCGGGCTACGACTGCACGATCCTGGAGGCGCGGGACCGGCCGGGGGGCCGCAACTTCACCGTCAGGGGCGGCGACAGCACCACCGACCTGTACGGCAACCGCCAGACCGCGCGCTTCTCCGACGGCCAGTACATGAACGCCGGTCCCGCGCGTATCGCCCAGTGGATGATCACCCTCGACTACTGCCGTGAACTCGGCGTGCCCATCGAGGTCTTCACCAACGTCAACGCGGACACCTACCTCTACAACGAGTCGGCCGGTATGACCGCGCCGATGCGCTACCGCGCGGCCAAGGCCGATGTGTTCGGCTATGTGACGGAACTCCTGGCGAAGGCGTCCGACCAGGGCGCGCTCGACCAGGCCCTGACCGAGGCCGACCGGGAACGCCTGATGGAATTCCTCAAGGACTATGGCGACCTCGGCAATACGCTGGACTACACCGGCAGTTCCCGCCGCGGTTATTCCGTCTGGCCGGCCGCCGCCGGCACTCCGGGAGTCGTGAACACCGATGTGCCCGCCGCTTCCGAGATCTTCGCCTCGGGAGTCGGCCGCTACTTCGCGTTCGAGTTCGAATTCGACCAGGCCATGCTGATGTTCCAGCCCGTCGGCGGCATGGACCGGATACCGCACGCGCTGGCCAGGGCGATCGGGACCCACAAGGTCCGCACCGGCTGCGCCGTCACCCAGGTCACCGACAAGGCGCACGGTGTCAGCGTGACGTACACCCAGGGCGGCCGGACGAAAGTCGTCGACGCGGACTACTGCGTCGCCGCCATGCCGCCGAACATCCTGGCCAAGGTCCCGCACAACCTCGGCTCCGGCGTCCAGTCGGCACTGCAGGCCATCACGCCCTCCTCGGCCGGGAAGATCGGCCTGGAATACCGCTCCCGCTGGTGGGAGACCGACCACCGGATCTACGGCGGCATCACCGAGACCGACCTCGACGTCACCCACATCTGGCACCCGTCCTACGGCTTCCACGGCGAGCGCGGTGTGATGATCGGCTACTACAACACCGGCTCCCGCGCGGACTCCTACGCCCAGCTCAGCCCCAAGGACCGCGAGGCGCGGGCCGTGGCGGCGGGCGTGAAGATCTACGGGGAGAAATACCGCAGCGAACTGGCCACGTCCTTCTCCCACCACTGGCGCCAGTTCCCCTACCAGGAGGCCGCCTGGCACAGCACCCCCGGCGGCCCGGACGCGGCACGCTACAAGCCGCTCAACGAACCCACCGGCCACGTCTACTTCGCCGGTGACTGGCTCAGCTACATGGACGCCTGGCAGCACGGGGCCTTCAGTTCGGCCCGCAAGGCGGTCACCGCACTCCACCAGCGCGTGCTCGCCTGA
- a CDS encoding bifunctional DNA primase/polymerase produces the protein MARPDHTRALHAALLTAARGLPVIPLSRTKLPAVRSPHRDEPRSAAMCRGECGRPGHGVHDATTDPARIRALFAVAPWATGYGVACGRGPHHLIGLDLDVKHGADGIGSLRALAETHRFTVPGTVTVLTPSGGRHLWLSAPGPVPNSAGRLAPGIDVRGEGGYVVGPGSRTVAGRYLLAPGAAGHPLAAAPAALLRLAAPPLSPYDRQPKHAAGPRHPAEKRAAALVRFVLDSHEGERNGRLFWAACRAYDAGLGDALAPALVTAAVHTGLSEREAAATVASAGRLRAAPHR, from the coding sequence ATGGCACGCCCCGACCACACCCGCGCCCTGCACGCGGCGCTGCTGACCGCCGCCCGCGGCCTGCCCGTCATTCCGCTGTCCCGCACCAAGCTGCCCGCCGTCCGCTCCCCGCACCGCGACGAGCCGCGGTCCGCCGCCATGTGCCGCGGCGAATGCGGCAGGCCCGGGCACGGCGTGCACGACGCGACCACGGACCCGGCCCGTATCCGCGCCCTCTTCGCCGTCGCCCCCTGGGCCACGGGCTACGGCGTCGCCTGTGGCCGCGGGCCGCACCATCTGATCGGCCTGGACCTCGACGTGAAGCACGGCGCCGACGGGATCGGATCGCTGCGCGCACTGGCCGAAACACACCGCTTCACCGTGCCCGGGACCGTCACCGTGCTCACCCCGAGCGGCGGCCGTCATCTGTGGTTGTCCGCGCCGGGCCCGGTCCCCAATTCGGCCGGCCGGCTGGCCCCGGGCATCGACGTACGCGGCGAGGGCGGTTACGTGGTCGGGCCCGGTTCGCGTACGGTGGCCGGCCGCTATCTGCTCGCCCCCGGCGCCGCCGGGCACCCCCTTGCCGCGGCGCCCGCAGCGCTGCTGCGGCTCGCCGCTCCCCCGCTGTCGCCGTACGACCGGCAGCCCAAGCACGCGGCAGGGCCGCGGCACCCCGCCGAGAAGCGGGCCGCGGCCCTGGTGCGGTTCGTGCTGGATTCACACGAAGGAGAACGCAACGGGCGGCTGTTCTGGGCCGCCTGCCGCGCCTATGACGCCGGTCTGGGCGACGCGCTGGCGCCGGCCCTGGTGACGGCCGCGGTGCACACCGGGCTGAGCGAGCGCGAGGCCGCCGCCACGGTGGCGTCGGCCGGCCGGCTCCGCGCCGCCCCGCACCGGTGA
- a CDS encoding Bax inhibitor-1/YccA family protein, translating to MRSSNPVFSRRGFTRGNDYAGFGAQGTQGVPGGPQGGNPYAQAPRNPYDQPQPLTAENLEQAYAAPAAGPAQTGRMTIDDVVMRTGITLGTVVVGAVLGWVALPDNTGLAVGAALIAFVLAMVQAFKRTPVPALILGYAVFEGVFLGVLSRAYNEAWQGAPVQAVLGTMAVFAGMLFAYRARIIRVTARYQRIGLAVAVGFVLAMVVNLIFAAFGSSDGLGLRTGPLGIVFCLLGIALGAFFLSLDFKQVEDGIRGGAPRRESWLAAFGLTLSLVWIYLELLRLIAILRD from the coding sequence ATGAGGAGCAGCAACCCGGTCTTCTCCCGGCGGGGTTTCACCCGCGGGAACGACTACGCCGGCTTCGGGGCGCAGGGCACCCAGGGCGTGCCCGGTGGCCCGCAGGGCGGCAACCCGTACGCGCAGGCGCCGCGCAATCCCTACGACCAGCCGCAGCCCCTCACCGCCGAGAACCTGGAGCAGGCGTACGCGGCTCCCGCCGCGGGCCCCGCGCAGACCGGCCGGATGACGATCGACGACGTCGTCATGCGTACCGGCATCACGCTCGGCACCGTGGTCGTCGGCGCGGTCCTCGGCTGGGTCGCGCTGCCCGACAACACCGGCCTGGCGGTCGGCGCGGCGCTGATCGCGTTCGTGCTGGCCATGGTGCAGGCGTTCAAGCGCACGCCCGTACCCGCGCTGATCCTCGGCTACGCGGTCTTCGAGGGCGTCTTCCTCGGAGTGCTCAGCCGGGCGTACAACGAGGCGTGGCAGGGCGCCCCGGTCCAGGCGGTGCTGGGCACCATGGCGGTCTTCGCCGGCATGCTCTTCGCCTACCGGGCGCGGATCATCCGGGTCACCGCGCGCTATCAGCGGATCGGCCTGGCCGTCGCGGTCGGCTTCGTCCTGGCGATGGTGGTCAACCTGATCTTCGCCGCCTTCGGCAGCTCCGACGGCCTGGGGCTGCGCACCGGCCCGCTCGGCATCGTCTTCTGCCTGCTCGGCATCGCGCTGGGCGCGTTCTTCCTGTCGCTGGACTTCAAGCAGGTCGAGGACGGCATCCGCGGCGGCGCTCCGCGGCGGGAGTCGTGGCTGGCGGCCTTCGGGCTGACGCTGTCGCTGGTGTGGATCTATCTGGAACTGCTGCGGCTGATCGCGATCCTGCGCGACTGA
- a CDS encoding DUF4287 domain-containing protein, which produces MSQTHFSEETHRNLLDRIPHCTGREVSDWLSDLADGPSFFRFDEKVSWLRSEHDLSYGYAKALVHEYDLRRAARNLL; this is translated from the coding sequence ATGTCCCAAACGCATTTCTCCGAGGAAACCCACCGGAATCTGCTCGACCGCATCCCGCACTGCACAGGCCGCGAGGTCAGCGACTGGCTGTCCGACCTCGCCGACGGGCCGTCGTTCTTCCGCTTCGACGAGAAGGTGAGCTGGCTCCGCAGCGAGCACGACCTCTCCTACGGCTACGCCAAGGCCCTCGTCCACGAGTACGACCTGCGGCGGGCCGCGCGCAATCTGCTCTGA